A region of Plutella xylostella chromosome 29, ilPluXylo3.1, whole genome shotgun sequence DNA encodes the following proteins:
- the LOC125490999 gene encoding uncharacterized protein LOC125490999, with protein sequence MLINLSDLYKDLVFNIDKYNEFSKLVDINKPNAYEFFDLRKQVDFLKEKAISKSGELTPTRRFKRGIINPLGSLIKVITGNLDNQDAIRYESLISQLKGNQIITDKKIMVISKMMDSFINSTETLHENTLTLDARFKKMEKLVKTIANKETSYIYSVYILSMFNMFLNNFRTIHTTIQEIETALAFSKLSVLHQSIVNSTELLSLLQSISKNANLMYPATLENLVNLEKTIIVKSYVKDSQITFIMEVPLIDNNTYSYYQIYSLPIYNSSRNITQVIIPKHPYLLVKGSEYLPVQHPCEQLASDDQFLCTEDSTVLYSPPTCVEQLMKFSINYNACTPYAIDIETIKVQRIDSTSWILYAREKSMFSTQCQNDITHQQIQGTYILTISNILCDYQLENFYLHHRQHYFTSLQYKALPIIDLPELPQDNVTTSRTVNVKGVNLDNLRQMYNTLQSEISENSENISMPTVQVKSVSLATLILYFLLIICAIGFSMYSYRVWIMSKLRNSRNQESSSNFDLGDGGVMNPQPLRVIQVRA encoded by the exons ATGCTTATAA ATTTGAGCGACTTATACAAAGATTTAGTTTTTAACATAGATAAGTATAATGAGTTTTCTAAATTAGTAGATATAAACAAACCAAATGCATATGAGTTTTTCGATTTACGCAAACAGGTAGATTTCCTTAAAGAAAAGGCTATAAGTAAATCCGGAGAGCTAACGCCCACGCGTAGATTCAAACGAGGCATTATCAACCCCTTAGGATCACTGATTAAAGTTATTACAGGAAACCTGGATAATCAAGACGCTATTCGTTACGAGTCACTAATATCTCAGTTAAAGGGCAATCAGATTATTACAGATAAGAAAATTATGGTTATCTCCAAAATGATGGACAGTTTCATAAATAGTACTGAAACCTTACATGAAAATACTTTAACATTAGACGCACGTTTCAAAAAGATGGAAAAACTTGTAAAAACTATAGCAAATAAGGAAACCAGTTATATATACTcagtatacattttaagtatgtttaatatgttcttaaataattttcgAACCATTCATACTACTATACAAGAAATTGAAACTGCGTTGGCCTTCAGCAAATTGTCAGTATTACACCAAAGTATTGTGAACTCTACAGAATTATTATCCTTGTTACAATCTATTTCTAAAAATGCAAATTTAATGTACCCAGCAACTCTTGAAAATTTGGTTAATCTGGAAAAGACAATAATTGTTAAAAGCTATGTAAAAGATAGTCAGATAACGTTCATAATGGAGGTACCcttaatagataataatacctatagctACTATCAAATATATTCACTACCTATATATAATAGCAGTCGCAATATAACCCAAGTAATTATTCCCAAACACCCCTACCTATTGGTGAAAGGTTCGGAATACCTGCCGGTCCAACACCCCTGCGAGCAGCTCGCCTCCGACGACCAGTTCCTGTGTACCGAGGATAGCACTGTCTTGTACTCACCACCTACCTGTGTAGAACAGCtgatgaaatttagtataaattataatgccTGCACCCCATACGCTATAGATATAGAGACAATCAAAGTTCAACGGATTGACTCTACCAGCTGGATTTTATATGCACGAGAAAAATCCATGTTTTCCACTCAATGTCAGAATGATATAACACACCAACAGATACAAGGCACCTATATACTAACTATATCTAACATATTATGTGATTACCAGCTGGAGAATTTCTACCTACACCATAGACAACACTATTTTACTAGTCTACAGTACAAGGCGCTACCAATAATAGATCTACCAGAGCTTCCACAAGACAACGTGACTACATCCCGCACCGTAAACGTGAAGGGTGTCAATTTAGACAACCTACGACAGATGTATAACACTCTACAAAGTGAAATTAGTGAAAACAGTGAAAATATCTCAATGCCCACAGTGCAAGTGAAAAGTGTTAGCTTAGCAACCCTTATTCTGTATTTCTTGTTAATCATATGTGCCATTGGTTTTTCTATGTATAGTTATAGAGTATGGATAATGTCGAAGCTTCGAAATTCCCGGAATCAAGAATCTTCCAGTAATTTCGATCTTGGGGATGGAGGAGTTATGAACCCTCAACCCCTTAGAGTAATCCAAGTACGTGCCTAG